One window of the Aptenodytes patagonicus chromosome 5, bAptPat1.pri.cur, whole genome shotgun sequence genome contains the following:
- the KTI12 gene encoding protein KTI12 homolog, whose product MPLVVLCGRPGSGKSRRAAELRAALGGPERQAHVVAEAEGGRAALRAEVERRLSRRDVVIVDAGNELRSIRYELYCAARQAGTARCLLHCAGGSGGPDEPPFEAPDPCNRWDRPLFTVHGEEPLPLAAIRAALFESAPPPPHRATRSQPLQSSSFLHHLDRVTQEVLAAVMAAQRSGAQPGEVVCVPGVAEGLVLNRPVSMAELSRLRRQFISYTKMQPSDENLPQLASMFLQYLSRSIQ is encoded by the coding sequence ATGCCGCTGGTGGTGCTGTGCGGGCGGCCGGGCAGCGGCAAGAGCCGGCGGGCCGCGGAGCTGCGGGCGGCGCTGGGCGGGCCGGAGCGGCAGGCGCACGTCGTGGCTGAggcggagggcggccgggcgGCGCTGCGGGCCGAGGTGGAGCGGCGGCTGAGCCGGCGGGACGTGGTGATCGTGGACGCGGGCAACGAGCTGCGGAGCATCCGCTACGAGCTGTACTGCGCGGCGCGGCAGGCGGGCACGGCGCGCTGCCTCCTGCACTGCGCGGGCGGCTCGGGCGGCCCCGACGAGCCGCCCTTCGAGGCTCCCGACCCGTGCAACCGCTGGGACCGGCCGCTCTTCACGGTGCACGGGGAGGAGCCGCTGCCGCTGGCCGCCATCCGCGCCGCCCTCTTTGAGAgcgcaccgccgccgccgcaccgcgCCACCCGCAGCCAGCCCCTGCAGTCCAGCAGCTTCCTCCACCACCTCGACCGCGTCACCCAGGAGGTGCTGGCCGCCGTCATGGCCGCCCAGAGGAGCGGGGCGCAGCCCGGGGAGGTGGTCTGTGTCCCCGGCGTTGCCGAAGGGCTGGTGCTGAACAGGCCCGTGAGCATGGCTGAGCTGAGCCGCCTGCGGAGGCAGTTCATCAGCTACACCAAGATGCAGCCCAGTGACGAAAACTTGCCCCAGTTGGCCAGCATGTTCCTGCAGTACCTGAGCCGCAGCATCCAGTGA